In the genome of Nitrospira japonica, one region contains:
- the alaC gene encoding alanine transaminase: MGLADHFYRLKRLPPYVFAQVQSLKLDARHRGEDIIDFGMGNPDQPTPPHIVDKMIEAARKGRNHRYSASRGITKLRHAIAGWYRRNYDVDLDPETEAIVTIGSKEGLAHLSLAMIGPGDVVLTPTPTYPIHMYSFIIAGGEVRGIELRPDSDFFDDLQRVYRQTFPRPRILVINFPHNPTTAVADLEFFKKIVAFAKEHNVIVIHDLAYADLVFDGYKAPSFLQVQGAKDVGVEFYTLSKAYNMPGWRVGFCVGNREVVGALAKIKSYLDYGIFQPLQIASVIALNGPQDCVKETVLRYQKRRDVLVSGLNRIGWNVAKPRATMFVWARIPLPYRHMGSLEFSKLLLREAKVAVSPGIGFGEGGDEYIRFALVENEHRTRQAVRGIRKALKLEGTEE; the protein is encoded by the coding sequence ATGGGATTGGCTGATCACTTCTATCGGTTGAAACGGCTTCCTCCTTATGTGTTCGCTCAGGTGCAGAGCCTGAAACTGGACGCCCGCCACCGCGGGGAGGATATCATCGATTTCGGGATGGGCAACCCGGACCAGCCGACGCCTCCGCACATCGTGGACAAGATGATCGAGGCGGCACGGAAAGGACGGAATCATCGCTACTCCGCATCCCGAGGCATCACCAAGCTTCGCCATGCCATTGCCGGATGGTATCGCCGCAATTACGATGTCGATTTGGATCCGGAAACGGAAGCGATCGTCACGATCGGCTCGAAAGAGGGATTGGCGCATTTGTCTCTCGCCATGATCGGTCCGGGCGACGTGGTACTGACCCCGACTCCGACCTATCCCATCCACATGTACAGTTTCATCATTGCGGGCGGAGAAGTCCGCGGGATCGAATTGCGGCCCGACAGCGACTTTTTCGACGACCTTCAGCGGGTCTACCGGCAGACGTTTCCTCGACCGAGGATTCTCGTCATCAATTTTCCCCACAATCCCACCACGGCCGTCGCCGATCTGGAGTTCTTTAAAAAGATTGTGGCCTTTGCCAAGGAACACAACGTCATCGTCATTCATGATCTCGCGTACGCCGACCTCGTGTTCGACGGGTACAAGGCTCCCAGCTTTCTTCAGGTCCAAGGCGCCAAGGATGTCGGGGTCGAGTTCTATACGCTGTCCAAGGCCTACAACATGCCGGGATGGCGGGTCGGGTTTTGTGTCGGCAACCGCGAAGTGGTTGGGGCATTGGCCAAGATTAAAAGCTACTTGGATTACGGAATCTTTCAACCGCTGCAGATTGCCAGCGTGATTGCGCTGAACGGGCCTCAGGATTGCGTCAAGGAAACGGTGTTGCGCTATCAGAAACGGCGCGATGTCCTGGTGAGCGGCTTGAATCGCATCGGCTGGAACGTGGCCAAGCCTCGGGCAACGATGTTCGTTTGGGCCCGGATCCCACTCCCGTACCGTCACATGGGGTCGTTGGAGTTTTCCAAGCTGCTCTTGCGAGAGGCGAAAGTCGCCGTTTCCCCGGGAATTGGCTTCGGCGAGGGGGGCGACGAATATATCCGGTTTGCCTTGGTTGAGAACGAACATCGAACCAGGCAAGCGGTGAGGGGGATTCGCAAGGCCTTGAAGCTCGAGGGAACGGAAGAATGA
- the cimA gene encoding citramalate synthase — MPGTLFVMPTRPPARNPQRRAADRSDASLASLPKSPALEIYDTTLRDGAQAEDVSFSVDDKIRIAQKLDDLGVHFIEGGWPGANPKDIEFFRIIKTIPLQHASVVAFGSTRKASNPVDKDPTIQALLSADTQTITLFGKSWTFQVTDALGIALGKNLELIKDSIEHLKSKGRRVFYDAEHFFDGYKADPDYALKTIRAAVAAGAERIILCDTNGGSMPWEVGEICRAVQAECSIPLGIHAHNDCEMAVANSLMAIETGVTQVQGTINGIGERCGNANLTSIVPNLQLKMKRPGLGDRLGRLKDVSGFVTEIANLMPNKHQPYVGDAAFAHKGGVHIHAVLKNPATYEHIDPAMVGNRQRMLVSDYAGRSGILEKVESYGLTIAKDHSKVAELVETLKERENQGYQFEGAEGSFELLMRKAMGNHTPSFQLLGFRVVVERKQDDGTSSSEAMVTVKVDETVAHAQGTGAGPVNALDHALRKSLERFYPELREVKLLDYKVRVLSANRGTESKVRVLIESGDHKDKWGTVGVSENIMEASWQALADSIEYKLLARDRSSDQSSP; from the coding sequence GTGCCTGGTACCCTCTTCGTCATGCCGACACGCCCTCCAGCACGCAACCCTCAGCGTCGGGCTGCCGATCGCTCCGACGCATCGCTTGCGTCGTTGCCGAAGTCCCCGGCGCTTGAAATATACGACACCACATTGCGTGACGGTGCGCAGGCCGAGGACGTCAGTTTTTCCGTTGACGACAAGATCCGCATCGCCCAGAAGCTGGATGACCTGGGAGTTCATTTTATCGAGGGCGGTTGGCCCGGGGCCAACCCTAAAGACATCGAATTCTTTCGCATCATCAAGACAATCCCGCTACAGCATGCCAGCGTGGTGGCGTTCGGTTCCACGCGTAAGGCCAGCAATCCGGTCGACAAAGACCCTACGATTCAGGCGCTGCTTTCCGCCGACACCCAGACCATCACGCTGTTCGGGAAAAGCTGGACGTTCCAGGTCACGGACGCTCTGGGCATCGCCCTCGGCAAGAACCTTGAGCTCATTAAGGATTCCATCGAGCATTTGAAGTCCAAAGGACGCCGGGTCTTCTATGACGCGGAGCATTTTTTCGACGGATATAAGGCCGATCCCGACTATGCCTTGAAAACGATTCGCGCGGCGGTGGCCGCCGGTGCAGAGCGCATCATTCTCTGCGATACGAACGGCGGGTCGATGCCGTGGGAGGTCGGCGAGATCTGTCGTGCCGTGCAAGCGGAATGCTCGATTCCTCTTGGAATCCATGCCCACAACGACTGTGAAATGGCGGTCGCCAATTCCCTCATGGCGATTGAAACGGGCGTCACCCAGGTGCAGGGAACAATCAACGGGATCGGAGAGCGATGCGGGAATGCCAACCTGACGTCCATCGTTCCGAATCTGCAGTTGAAGATGAAGCGGCCGGGATTGGGGGATCGACTCGGCCGTCTGAAGGACGTGTCAGGTTTCGTGACGGAAATCGCCAACCTCATGCCCAATAAGCATCAGCCGTACGTTGGGGACGCGGCGTTTGCGCATAAAGGCGGCGTCCATATCCACGCCGTGCTCAAGAATCCGGCGACGTACGAGCATATCGATCCTGCCATGGTCGGCAATCGGCAACGCATGCTCGTGTCCGATTATGCCGGTCGGAGCGGCATTCTGGAAAAGGTTGAGTCGTACGGACTGACGATTGCAAAGGATCACTCCAAGGTTGCAGAACTCGTGGAAACCCTGAAGGAACGGGAAAATCAGGGGTATCAGTTCGAAGGAGCGGAAGGTTCCTTCGAGTTGCTCATGCGGAAGGCTATGGGAAACCACACTCCGTCGTTTCAGTTGCTGGGCTTTCGCGTGGTGGTCGAGAGAAAGCAAGATGACGGAACCTCGAGCTCCGAGGCCATGGTTACGGTCAAGGTGGATGAGACCGTCGCACATGCCCAAGGAACGGGCGCCGGGCCGGTGAATGCGCTGGATCATGCCCTCCGGAAGTCATTGGAACGTTTTTATCCGGAGCTCCGTGAAGTCAAGCTGCTCGACTACAAGGTGAGAGTTCTTTCCGCCAATCGTGGCACGGAATCCAAGGTTCGTGTCCTCATCGAGTCGGGAGATCATAAAGACAAGTGGGGGACGGTCGGGGTCTCGGAGAACATCATGGAGGCAAGTTGGCAGGCCTTGGCTGACAGCATTGAGTATAAATTACTCGCCAGAGATCGATCTTCCGACCAGTCTTCCCCCTGA
- a CDS encoding integration host factor subunit alpha gives MRKADIANEIYKQVGISKNEAADIVELVLNMLKAVLQKGESVKIAGFGNFVVRSKGARKGRNPRTGEEIGITPRRVVTFRPSQVFKKYVNS, from the coding sequence ATGAGGAAGGCAGACATTGCGAACGAAATTTACAAGCAGGTTGGAATTTCGAAGAATGAGGCAGCGGACATTGTCGAGCTCGTGCTGAACATGCTCAAGGCTGTGTTGCAGAAGGGGGAATCGGTCAAGATCGCTGGTTTTGGAAATTTTGTCGTCAGGAGCAAAGGCGCACGAAAAGGTCGAAATCCCCGAACCGGCGAAGAAATCGGGATTACGCCCCGTCGTGTTGTGACCTTCCGTCCCAGTCAGGTATTCAAGAAGTACGTCAATTCATAG
- a CDS encoding phosphoglycerate mutase → MKYVILHVDGIADQPRTELGGKTPLQAASISHLDDIAQGGEFGVLTVPQENGRHGSGLAGTCILGYEPRKYYQGPGPLEAASLGVTVGEHDVVYRCTMVTLKAEPQPGAKGGAAEIKKLGPHVMMEDATAGLITGEEARELIDAVNEQLGSEIIQFYPGSGHRHLMVWVNGKSRALCTDPQSLVGKPIGDALPAGDGADMLRKLMDASLTILRDHPVNDERREAGLAPANCLWLWGEGRAVTWPSLIERFHVSGAVVSSSDVHRGLGLLAGLDAVDPERLSETDLATRAAVALEELRKREFAYVHVELPDTVVYGTDVKAKVTGIEDIDRELVRPLLQGMAQLGPYRLMVLCDSGGVQQGKPTDGQWFYAFRDSSIQQAANPTRRFTEVDAQASGLSPRDATKFVIRLFSKPS, encoded by the coding sequence ATGAAGTACGTGATTTTGCACGTTGATGGAATAGCGGACCAGCCACGCACGGAGCTGGGCGGCAAGACTCCTCTTCAGGCCGCGTCAATTTCCCACCTCGACGACATCGCACAAGGTGGTGAATTTGGAGTGTTGACCGTCCCACAGGAGAACGGCCGACACGGCAGCGGACTGGCCGGTACCTGTATCCTCGGCTATGAGCCGCGAAAGTATTATCAAGGCCCCGGCCCGCTGGAGGCGGCCAGTCTCGGCGTCACCGTCGGCGAGCATGACGTGGTCTACCGATGCACGATGGTCACGCTCAAGGCCGAGCCGCAACCCGGAGCCAAAGGAGGGGCTGCTGAGATCAAGAAGCTCGGCCCTCACGTCATGATGGAGGACGCGACGGCCGGCCTGATCACCGGCGAAGAAGCGAGAGAGTTGATCGATGCCGTCAATGAGCAACTGGGATCGGAGATCATTCAGTTTTATCCGGGTTCGGGACATCGACATCTGATGGTATGGGTCAACGGGAAATCCAGGGCCCTTTGTACCGATCCCCAGTCTCTGGTTGGAAAGCCCATCGGTGATGCGCTTCCCGCGGGGGACGGAGCGGACATGCTTCGAAAACTCATGGATGCCTCCTTGACCATCCTACGGGATCATCCCGTGAACGACGAACGCCGAGAGGCGGGTCTCGCGCCGGCCAATTGCCTTTGGCTGTGGGGAGAGGGACGAGCCGTGACCTGGCCGAGCCTGATTGAGCGGTTTCACGTCTCCGGGGCCGTGGTGTCATCGAGTGATGTTCATCGAGGGCTTGGCCTCCTTGCGGGGCTTGACGCGGTGGATCCCGAGCGGTTGTCAGAAACGGATTTGGCCACGCGAGCCGCGGTCGCGCTGGAAGAACTGAGAAAAAGGGAGTTTGCCTATGTGCACGTCGAATTGCCGGACACCGTCGTCTATGGCACCGACGTCAAGGCCAAGGTGACCGGCATCGAGGATATCGACCGGGAATTGGTCCGCCCGCTTCTCCAAGGAATGGCCCAATTGGGTCCGTACCGTCTCATGGTTCTCTGCGACTCCGGCGGCGTGCAACAGGGAAAACCGACTGACGGGCAATGGTTTTATGCGTTTCGAGACAGCTCGATACAGCAGGCTGCAAACCCCACGCGCCGCTTCACGGAGGTCGATGCTCAGGCCTCCGGACTCTCGCCTCGGGACGCCACGAAATTCGTCATACGGCTGTTCTCCAAGCCTTCCTGA
- the surE gene encoding 5'/3'-nucleotidase SurE, translated as MRILVTNDDGMASAGLTALAEALGKLGDVWVVAPDRERTAVGHAVTLHKPLRIHRQAKRAFAINGTPVDCVNLAIQNILPGLPQLLVSGINKGVNLGDDVLYSGTVSAAVEGTILGIPSIAVSQEGRDTFRFSAGAHHAMRIARLVLEQGLPEETLLNVNIPDRPLARTTGVRVTCLSRRRFDDPIIEKVDPHGRTYYWIAGTRVSWSRNKDSDHEAIAEGAVSMTPIRLDSTHYDAMDRFRAWESLLKHSNRRTRSPRMKRKA; from the coding sequence ATGCGTATTTTGGTGACAAATGACGACGGGATGGCATCCGCGGGACTGACCGCGCTCGCCGAGGCATTGGGAAAGCTGGGCGACGTGTGGGTGGTTGCGCCGGATCGCGAGCGGACGGCGGTCGGCCATGCCGTCACCCTGCATAAGCCCCTGAGAATTCATCGACAAGCAAAGCGTGCGTTTGCCATCAATGGAACACCGGTCGATTGCGTCAATCTTGCGATCCAGAACATCCTTCCGGGGCTTCCGCAGCTTCTGGTTTCGGGAATCAACAAAGGTGTGAACCTTGGCGACGACGTGCTGTATTCGGGGACCGTGTCGGCCGCGGTCGAAGGAACGATTCTCGGAATACCATCGATCGCGGTTTCGCAAGAAGGGCGCGACACCTTCCGCTTCTCGGCGGGTGCCCATCACGCCATGCGCATCGCACGTCTGGTTCTTGAGCAGGGTCTGCCGGAGGAAACGCTCCTCAATGTCAACATACCGGACCGTCCGCTTGCACGGACCACCGGCGTGCGCGTGACATGCCTCAGTCGGCGACGATTCGATGATCCTATCATTGAGAAAGTCGACCCCCATGGTCGAACGTACTATTGGATCGCGGGCACCCGCGTATCGTGGAGCAGAAACAAGGATTCGGATCACGAGGCAATTGCGGAAGGGGCCGTATCGATGACCCCCATTCGCCTCGACAGCACGCACTATGACGCGATGGACCGCTTCCGAGCTTGGGAGTCTCTGCTTAAGCACAGTAATCGCCGGACACGGAGCCCTCGGATGAAAAGGAAAGCGTAA
- a CDS encoding DedA family protein, which produces MIEAIITVLGRFVMNTISSFGYSGIFLTMAIESACIPLPSEIIMPFSGYLVTTGQFSLMGVTLAGAIGNVAGSIVAYYAGVWGGRPFVERYGPYMLVSRRDLDLADRWFQKYGDAAVLFSRMLPVVRTFISLPAGIAGMNFPRFVLFTFVGALPWCYLLAYIGVKMGEQWDQLHDYFHQLDIVIGVLLVLAGGYFLWSHWPRRGSDHTS; this is translated from the coding sequence ATGATCGAAGCGATCATTACAGTGCTGGGTCGTTTCGTGATGAACACGATCAGTTCCTTCGGATACAGCGGAATTTTTCTGACGATGGCGATTGAGAGCGCCTGCATTCCATTGCCAAGTGAGATCATCATGCCGTTTTCCGGGTATCTCGTCACCACGGGACAATTCAGTTTGATGGGGGTCACCTTGGCCGGTGCCATCGGCAACGTCGCCGGGTCGATCGTCGCGTATTATGCCGGGGTATGGGGCGGACGCCCGTTTGTCGAGAGGTATGGTCCGTATATGCTGGTTTCCCGCAGAGACCTTGATCTTGCCGATCGCTGGTTTCAGAAATACGGTGATGCGGCCGTATTATTCAGCCGCATGCTGCCTGTCGTCAGAACCTTCATCTCGCTGCCGGCTGGGATCGCCGGGATGAATTTCCCCCGCTTCGTGCTGTTCACGTTCGTCGGCGCGTTGCCCTGGTGCTACCTCTTGGCCTATATCGGCGTCAAAATGGGAGAGCAGTGGGATCAGCTGCATGACTATTTCCATCAGCTTGATATCGTCATTGGAGTGCTGTTGGTGCTGGCCGGCGGATACTTTCTTTGGTCGCATTGGCCACGACGTGGATCCGACCACACTTCCTAG
- a CDS encoding MerR family transcriptional regulator, translating into MGNEPRLGSKVFYKIGEVSQVTKLPAYVLRFWESQFPFLNPKKSRGNQRLYVRRDIETVLEIKRMLYEEGHTLEGVKRYWARRGRISPQRVKPKELAQKLRGSLRAILKLLESN; encoded by the coding sequence ATGGGGAATGAGCCCCGGCTGGGAAGCAAAGTCTTCTACAAAATAGGGGAAGTCAGTCAGGTCACGAAGCTGCCCGCATATGTCCTGCGGTTTTGGGAGTCGCAGTTTCCCTTTCTGAATCCCAAAAAAAGCCGTGGAAATCAGCGGCTCTACGTGAGGCGCGATATTGAAACTGTTCTGGAAATCAAGCGGATGCTCTATGAAGAAGGCCACACGCTTGAGGGAGTGAAACGGTATTGGGCTAGACGAGGGCGGATTTCCCCCCAGCGGGTGAAGCCGAAAGAATTGGCGCAGAAGTTGCGTGGAAGTCTCCGAGCCATTTTGAAACTCCTGGAATCCAATTGA
- a CDS encoding homoserine dehydrogenase has translation MGVGIIGFGTVGSGVARILQNNAAIIRRRVGVPLEVVRIADLDVTRSRGIDLAPGVLVNDVKQVVADPHVDIVVELIGGCDFAKRILLDAMESGKHVVTANKALLALHGEELFAAAARKGVDLGFEASVGGGIPVIRAVTEGLAANAIQSIYGIINGTSNYILSRMTNEGQGFAENLAEAQRAGYAEADPTFDVAGTDSAHKLAILANLAFGSPINFKELYTEGITHITPHDIAYAREFGFTIKLLGIAKLVDGEVEARVHPTMLPADSPLAKIEGVYNAIQLVGDAVGDVVLVGRGAGDMAAGSAVVSDIIASARHLLKGGAGRVPPASFQQDQRRPLRMRPMEEISSLYYLRFMVLDRPGVLAQIAGELGRFGISISSMLQKGRRAGQTVPIVIKTHTAQERSVQMALREINRMDFMSEPATLVRVEGKDE, from the coding sequence GTGGGCGTAGGAATCATCGGGTTCGGGACGGTCGGATCCGGGGTTGCCAGAATCTTGCAGAACAATGCGGCGATCATCCGTCGGCGGGTGGGGGTTCCGCTTGAGGTCGTCAGGATCGCCGATCTCGACGTGACGCGCAGTCGCGGGATCGATTTGGCGCCGGGTGTCCTTGTCAACGATGTCAAACAGGTCGTGGCCGATCCCCATGTCGACATCGTCGTCGAGCTGATCGGCGGCTGTGACTTCGCCAAGCGGATCCTCCTGGACGCGATGGAATCCGGAAAGCACGTGGTTACCGCCAACAAGGCGTTGCTTGCCCTTCACGGCGAAGAATTGTTTGCGGCTGCGGCACGCAAGGGAGTCGATCTCGGGTTTGAAGCCAGTGTCGGCGGTGGGATTCCGGTCATCCGCGCCGTGACGGAAGGGTTGGCCGCCAATGCGATTCAGTCGATCTATGGCATCATCAACGGCACCTCCAACTATATTCTGTCCCGGATGACGAATGAAGGGCAGGGATTCGCGGAGAATTTGGCCGAAGCCCAGCGGGCGGGGTATGCGGAAGCCGATCCGACGTTCGACGTGGCGGGGACGGATTCGGCGCACAAGTTGGCGATTCTGGCGAACTTGGCCTTCGGTTCACCGATCAACTTCAAGGAACTCTATACCGAGGGCATCACGCACATCACGCCGCATGATATTGCCTACGCCCGGGAGTTCGGATTCACGATCAAATTGCTGGGGATCGCAAAATTGGTCGACGGCGAAGTGGAGGCAAGGGTGCATCCCACCATGCTTCCGGCTGATTCTCCCTTGGCCAAGATCGAAGGAGTCTACAACGCGATTCAGTTGGTGGGCGATGCGGTGGGGGATGTCGTGCTTGTCGGTCGGGGGGCCGGCGACATGGCTGCCGGAAGCGCCGTGGTGAGTGACATCATTGCCAGCGCCCGCCATCTGCTGAAGGGCGGCGCCGGCCGTGTTCCGCCCGCCTCGTTCCAGCAGGACCAACGGCGTCCGTTGCGCATGCGGCCGATGGAAGAGATCAGTTCCCTCTACTATTTGCGATTCATGGTGTTGGACCGCCCCGGCGTGCTGGCACAGATAGCCGGCGAACTCGGCCGTTTTGGGATCAGCATTTCATCGATGCTGCAAAAGGGGCGTCGAGCGGGACAAACCGTGCCGATCGTCATCAAGACGCACACGGCACAGGAGCGATCCGTTCAGATGGCGTTGCGAGAGATCAACCGGATGGACTTCATGTCCGAGCCGGCCACCCTGGTGCGGGTGGAGGGCAAGGACGAGTGA
- the thrC gene encoding threonine synthase → MKPWRGLIEEYRKFLPVTEHTPVVSLGEGHTPLIRAAKLAKKIAPGIDLYLKVEGANPTGSFKDRGMTMAISKALEGGAQAVICASTGNTSASAAAYGARAGLAVYVLIPAGKIAMGKLSQAMMHQATVIQIDGNFDQALSIVKEVSALHHIELVNSLNPYRIEGQKTAAMEVCDQLGDAPTLHVLPVGNAGNITAYWKGYQEYRAANQTTRSPRMMGFQAAGAAPMVLGHIVENPQTVATAIRIGNPASWQAASDVIRDSSGFIDSVLDEEILQAYTMVAGTEGVFCEPASAASVAGVIKLSRQGALREGDTVVCTLTGHGLKDADTAISVSVQPKTVQATKEDVARFLKV, encoded by the coding sequence ATGAAGCCCTGGCGTGGGTTGATCGAAGAATACCGCAAGTTTCTGCCCGTGACGGAACACACACCCGTCGTGTCCCTGGGAGAAGGTCATACGCCTTTGATCCGGGCGGCCAAGCTCGCCAAGAAAATTGCGCCCGGGATCGATCTCTACTTGAAAGTCGAAGGGGCCAATCCGACCGGATCCTTCAAGGATCGTGGCATGACCATGGCCATTTCCAAAGCGCTGGAAGGCGGCGCGCAGGCGGTAATCTGTGCCTCAACCGGCAATACGTCCGCGTCGGCGGCCGCCTACGGCGCCCGCGCTGGGCTGGCGGTCTATGTCTTGATCCCGGCGGGGAAGATTGCGATGGGCAAGCTGTCGCAAGCCATGATGCATCAGGCCACGGTGATTCAGATCGACGGGAATTTTGATCAGGCGCTGTCGATCGTCAAAGAGGTATCGGCGCTGCATCATATCGAGCTCGTCAACTCGCTGAACCCCTATCGGATCGAAGGGCAAAAGACGGCCGCCATGGAAGTGTGCGATCAGTTGGGCGATGCGCCGACCCTGCATGTATTGCCGGTTGGAAACGCCGGAAATATCACCGCATATTGGAAGGGATATCAGGAATACCGCGCAGCTAATCAGACGACGCGGTCTCCGCGCATGATGGGTTTTCAGGCAGCCGGAGCGGCTCCGATGGTGCTCGGCCATATCGTTGAAAACCCGCAGACCGTGGCAACGGCCATCCGAATCGGGAATCCCGCGAGTTGGCAAGCCGCATCGGATGTGATCAGGGATTCCTCTGGATTCATTGACTCGGTGCTGGACGAGGAGATCCTCCAGGCGTATACCATGGTCGCCGGAACAGAAGGGGTGTTCTGTGAGCCGGCATCGGCGGCTTCCGTTGCTGGGGTGATCAAGCTTAGTCGACAGGGCGCATTGCGCGAGGGGGATACCGTCGTCTGTACCTTGACCGGCCACGGTTTGAAGGATGCCGATACCGCCATCAGCGTGTCGGTTCAACCGAAAACCGTTCAGGCGACCAAGGAGGATGTGGCGCGGTTTCTCAAGGTCTAG
- a CDS encoding aspartate kinase encodes MSLIVQKYGGTSVGTVERIHRVADNVERACKDGHQVVVVLSAMSGETDRLLRLAHEMAPLPDERELDMLLSTGERVTIALLAMALRSRHLDARSFTGRQVGILTDSAHTKARITKVTAERIRESLTRGVIPVVAGFQGINQQSDVTTLGRGGSDLTAVALAASLKADRCVIFTDVDGVYTTDPNIVPSARRIDKISYEEMLEMASLGAKVLQSRSVEFAAKFNVPLEVNSSFKEGKGTLVTREDRDMEAVAVSGVTGDRNQAKVTIVGVPDKPGIAAGLFGPVAKANILVDVIIQNMSQAALTDISFTIPRVDVNKAVPLIQDVARTIGAKSVSVTEAIAKVSLVGVGMRSHSGVAAKMFEVLSQEGVNIIMISTSEIKISCVIDEKYLELAMRSLHSAFGLDQPRNDDRAAK; translated from the coding sequence ATGTCCCTGATCGTTCAGAAATACGGCGGAACCTCCGTGGGGACGGTCGAGCGGATTCATCGGGTTGCCGACAACGTCGAACGTGCCTGTAAGGATGGGCATCAAGTCGTCGTGGTGTTATCGGCAATGAGCGGGGAGACGGATCGCTTGTTGCGTCTTGCGCACGAAATGGCTCCTCTGCCGGATGAACGAGAACTCGACATGCTGCTTTCTACCGGTGAACGAGTGACCATCGCCCTTCTGGCGATGGCGCTGCGAAGCCGTCATCTCGATGCCCGGTCGTTCACCGGTCGTCAGGTCGGCATCCTGACGGATAGTGCGCATACCAAGGCCCGCATCACCAAGGTGACGGCGGAGCGTATCCGCGAATCGCTGACAAGGGGCGTCATTCCAGTTGTGGCCGGCTTCCAGGGGATCAACCAGCAATCGGATGTCACGACCTTGGGACGCGGGGGGTCTGACCTGACGGCGGTCGCGTTGGCGGCGTCGCTCAAGGCCGATCGATGCGTGATCTTCACGGACGTGGACGGCGTGTATACTACGGATCCCAATATCGTGCCGTCAGCGCGGCGGATCGACAAGATCTCATATGAAGAAATGTTGGAGATGGCCAGTCTCGGAGCAAAAGTCCTACAGAGCCGCTCCGTCGAATTTGCGGCGAAGTTCAATGTGCCGCTGGAGGTCAATTCGAGTTTCAAGGAAGGAAAGGGGACGCTTGTGACACGCGAAGACAGAGACATGGAGGCCGTCGCGGTTTCAGGAGTCACGGGCGACCGGAATCAGGCCAAGGTCACCATCGTCGGAGTACCGGACAAGCCGGGCATAGCGGCCGGTCTCTTCGGGCCGGTGGCCAAGGCCAACATCCTTGTCGACGTGATCATCCAAAACATGAGTCAAGCCGCCTTGACCGACATTTCCTTTACGATCCCTCGGGTGGATGTGAACAAGGCCGTCCCGCTCATCCAGGACGTGGCCAGGACCATCGGGGCGAAGTCCGTCTCCGTCACCGAGGCGATCGCAAAAGTCTCGCTGGTCGGGGTAGGGATGCGCTCGCACTCGGGGGTGGCCGCCAAGATGTTCGAAGTGCTGTCGCAAGAGGGCGTCAACATCATCATGATCAGCACCTCGGAAATCAAGATCTCCTGCGTCATCGATGAAAAATATCTTGAACTGGCCATGCGGTCGCTGCACTCGGCATTCGGCCTGGACCAGCCTCGGAACGACGACCGAGCGGCGAAGTAG
- a CDS encoding pyridoxine 5'-phosphate synthase, whose translation MPRLGVNVDHIATLRQARGGSDPDPIAATVLVELAGADGIVVHLREDRRHIQDRDVRLLRDMIHTKLDLEIAADEEMAKIALGIRPDMVTLVPERRQELTTEGGLDAVGHKDRLHQIVDLLHNGGISVSLFIEPDLSQVKAAHKLSADFIELHTGRYANAQRAKEADAAVEAITQSAKLAYKLGLGVNAGHGLNYQNVKRLTHVPEIVEYNIGHSIMARAMLVGLDRAVKEMKALIG comes from the coding sequence GTGCCTAGATTGGGTGTCAATGTTGATCACATCGCGACTCTTCGTCAGGCACGGGGCGGGTCCGATCCCGATCCAATCGCCGCCACGGTACTGGTGGAACTGGCGGGGGCGGACGGGATTGTCGTTCATCTTCGCGAGGATCGCCGCCACATTCAGGATCGCGACGTTCGGTTGCTTCGCGACATGATCCACACGAAACTCGACCTTGAAATCGCCGCCGATGAGGAAATGGCGAAGATCGCCCTGGGGATCAGGCCAGACATGGTCACGCTGGTTCCAGAACGGCGTCAGGAATTGACGACCGAGGGCGGGCTCGATGCGGTCGGACACAAGGACCGTCTCCATCAGATCGTGGACCTTCTGCACAACGGCGGCATCTCCGTCAGCCTGTTCATCGAACCCGACCTCTCCCAGGTCAAGGCAGCCCATAAACTCTCAGCAGATTTTATCGAACTTCACACCGGGCGCTATGCCAATGCACAACGGGCCAAGGAGGCCGATGCCGCGGTGGAAGCTATTACGCAGTCGGCAAAATTGGCTTATAAACTTGGCCTAGGCGTCAACGCCGGTCATGGACTGAATTACCAGAACGTCAAACGCCTGACGCATGTGCCGGAGATCGTAGAATATAACATCGGCCATAGCATTATGGCCCGAGCGATGCTAGTCGGTCTTGATCGCGCCGTGAAGGAGATGAAAGCGCTCATCGGTTGA